In Pseudoliparis swirei isolate HS2019 ecotype Mariana Trench chromosome 11, NWPU_hadal_v1, whole genome shotgun sequence, a genomic segment contains:
- the spint1a gene encoding kunitz-type protease inhibitor 1a isoform X2, protein MNPPLRACALLLLVLLGSACGQDTGETCLARFKEGREDFVLDADESVKEGATFISSPSLDRHKDCMSACCKEPRCNVAFMERGAEEGTIQSCFLFDCLYKKTYACRFVRKNGYINYILDSVYESYLELDVPRNDVDRPPVAFGGQDRVVQPQDSLTLNGIESKDDQKIVSYQWQMLTNYPYAVIEKTSFEDQIIVSNLTSGVYKFQLKVTDAIGQSDSTKVTVLVLNPEESEHHCMAPMKIGPCRGSFPRWHYNAASEKCEKFTFGGCRENLNNYLSKDECTNACSGSEKTGKSGRGLPIPELHERCGAPCAAGEFTCANGCCLTPGLECDLTPQCTDSSDELRCDELNKNFGILLQIPVNEQKVRCTAFPDTGNCRDSLTKWYYDPLQQSCFRFNYGGCQGNENRFDSEASCLRVCHGVTDMDVFARENGFEGLVAESQIGIIAIAALLGLAIFVLLCLLVYCLMKGRKKSPQHHRVPVNTVPVTLEDRERLVYNRTTKPI, encoded by the exons ATGAATCCCCCCCTCCGAGCGTGCGCGCTcctgctcctggtgctcctcgGCTCCGCTTGTGGCCAGGATACCGGGGAGACGTGCTTAGCCCGGTTCAAAGAAGGTCGGGAGGACTTTGTCCTCGACGCAGATGAGTCTGTGAAAGAAGGAGCGACGTTCATTTCGTCGCCGAGCTTGGATCGGCACAAGGACTGCATGAGCGCCTGCTGCAAAGAGCCGCGCTGCAACGTCGCCTTCATGGAGAGGGGCGCCGAGGAGGGCACGATCCAGTCCTGCTTTCTCTTCGATTGTCTGTACAAGAAGACGTACGCCTGCCGCTTCGTCAGGAAGAATGGATACATCAACTACATCCTGGACTCCGTGTATGAGAGCTACCTGGAACTGGATGTTCCCCGAA ATGACGTCGACCGTCCCCCGGTGGCATTCGGAGGCCAGGACCGTGTGGTCCAGCCTCAGGACAGCCTGACATTGAACGGCATAGAGAGCAAAGATGACCAGAAGATTGTATCTTACCAGTGGCAGATGCTCACCAATTATCCTTATGCTGTCATTGAG AAAACCAGCTTTGAGGACCAGATTATCGTTTCCAACCTGACCTCTGGGGTGTACAAGTTCCAGCTCAAAGTCACAGATGCCATCGGCCAGTCAGACTCAACCAAGGTCACCGTGCTGGTCCTGAATCCTGAGGAGTCCGAGC ACCACTGCATGGCTCCGATGAAGATTGGGCCGTGCCGCGGTTCTTTCCCTCGCTGGCATTACAACGCTGCCTCGGAGAAGTGTGAGAAGTTCACGTTTGGGGGCTGCAGGGAGAATCTCAACAACTATCTCAGCAAGGACGAGTGCACCAACGCCTGCTCCGGCTCAG aaaAAACTGGTAAAAGTGGCAGAGGTTTGCCAATTCCTGAGCTTCACG AAAGATGCGGTGCCCCGTGTGCAGCGGGTGAGTTCACCTGTGCAAACGGCTGCTGTCTGACTCCGGGTCTGGAGTGTGACTTGACTCCACAGTGTACCGACAGCTCGGATGAGCTGAGATGCGACGAAC TGAACAAAAATTTTGGGATTCTGCTGCAGATTCCAGTGAATGAACAAAAAG TGCGCTGCACAGCGTTTCCTGACACTGGGAACTGCAGAGACAGTTTGACCAAGTGGTACTACGATCCGCTCCAGCAGAGCTGCTTCCGCTTCAACTACGGCGGCTGCCAAGGAAATGAGAACCGATTTGACTCTGAAGCGTCCTGTCTTCGAGTTTGCCATGGGGTAACAG atATGGATGTGTTTGCAAGAGAGAATGGATTTGAAGGCCTAGTGGCTGAAAGTCAAATTG GTATCATAGCTATAGCTGCCCTCCTGGGTCTTGCTATCTTTGTCCTACTATGCCTCCTGGTGTACTGCCTGATGAAAGGCAGGAAGAAGTCTCCACAGCACCACCGCGTACCCGTCAACACTGTCCCGGTCACCTTGGAGGACAGAGAGCGCCTGGTCTACAACAGAACCACCAAGCCCATCTGA
- the ppp1r14d gene encoding protein phosphatase 1 regulatory subunit 14B, with product MASEPSTQSRVVFQAADKTEEPAHRKLGKLTVKYNRKDLQRRLDIEEWIDGQLHLLFDCEEEEIPELEIDIDELLELTDEGQRTRLQELLQECGKPKEDFINALLYRIKGLRKMSGPLRK from the exons ATGGCGTCAGAGCCCAGCACCCAGTCCAGGGTGGTGTTCCAAGCAGCGGACAAAACAGAGGAACCGGCGCACCGCAAGCTGGGCAAGCTGACAGTCAAATACAACCGCAAGGACCTGCAGAGGAGGCTGGATATCGAGGAGTGGATCGACGGGCAGCTGCACCTGCTGTTTGACTGTGAG GAGGAAGAGATTCCAGAGTTAGAGATTGACATAGATGAGCTCCTGGAGTTGACAGACGAGGGCCAGAGGACACGTCTGCAG gAGCTGTTGCAGGAATGCGGAAAGCCAAAAGAG GATTTTATCAACGCGCTGCTCTACAGGATAAAGGGTCTACGCAAAATGTCAGGTCCCTTGAGGAAATAA
- the spint1a gene encoding kunitz-type protease inhibitor 1a isoform X1 yields the protein MNPPLRACALLLLVLLGSACGQDTGETCLARFKEGREDFVLDADESVKEGATFISSPSLDRHKDCMSACCKEPRCNVAFMERGAEEGTIQSCFLFDCLYKKTYACRFVRKNGYINYILDSVYESYLELDVPRNDVDRPPVAFGGQDRVVQPQDSLTLNGIESKDDQKIVSYQWQMLTNYPYAVIEKTSFEDQIIVSNLTSGVYKFQLKVTDAIGQSDSTKVTVLVLNPEESEHHCMAPMKIGPCRGSFPRWHYNAASEKCEKFTFGGCRENLNNYLSKDECTNACSGSEKTGKSGRGLPIPELHVERCGAPCAAGEFTCANGCCLTPGLECDLTPQCTDSSDELRCDELNKNFGILLQIPVNEQKVRCTAFPDTGNCRDSLTKWYYDPLQQSCFRFNYGGCQGNENRFDSEASCLRVCHGVTDMDVFARENGFEGLVAESQIGIIAIAALLGLAIFVLLCLLVYCLMKGRKKSPQHHRVPVNTVPVTLEDRERLVYNRTTKPI from the exons ATGAATCCCCCCCTCCGAGCGTGCGCGCTcctgctcctggtgctcctcgGCTCCGCTTGTGGCCAGGATACCGGGGAGACGTGCTTAGCCCGGTTCAAAGAAGGTCGGGAGGACTTTGTCCTCGACGCAGATGAGTCTGTGAAAGAAGGAGCGACGTTCATTTCGTCGCCGAGCTTGGATCGGCACAAGGACTGCATGAGCGCCTGCTGCAAAGAGCCGCGCTGCAACGTCGCCTTCATGGAGAGGGGCGCCGAGGAGGGCACGATCCAGTCCTGCTTTCTCTTCGATTGTCTGTACAAGAAGACGTACGCCTGCCGCTTCGTCAGGAAGAATGGATACATCAACTACATCCTGGACTCCGTGTATGAGAGCTACCTGGAACTGGATGTTCCCCGAA ATGACGTCGACCGTCCCCCGGTGGCATTCGGAGGCCAGGACCGTGTGGTCCAGCCTCAGGACAGCCTGACATTGAACGGCATAGAGAGCAAAGATGACCAGAAGATTGTATCTTACCAGTGGCAGATGCTCACCAATTATCCTTATGCTGTCATTGAG AAAACCAGCTTTGAGGACCAGATTATCGTTTCCAACCTGACCTCTGGGGTGTACAAGTTCCAGCTCAAAGTCACAGATGCCATCGGCCAGTCAGACTCAACCAAGGTCACCGTGCTGGTCCTGAATCCTGAGGAGTCCGAGC ACCACTGCATGGCTCCGATGAAGATTGGGCCGTGCCGCGGTTCTTTCCCTCGCTGGCATTACAACGCTGCCTCGGAGAAGTGTGAGAAGTTCACGTTTGGGGGCTGCAGGGAGAATCTCAACAACTATCTCAGCAAGGACGAGTGCACCAACGCCTGCTCCGGCTCAG aaaAAACTGGTAAAAGTGGCAGAGGTTTGCCAATTCCTGAGCTTCACG TAGAAAGATGCGGTGCCCCGTGTGCAGCGGGTGAGTTCACCTGTGCAAACGGCTGCTGTCTGACTCCGGGTCTGGAGTGTGACTTGACTCCACAGTGTACCGACAGCTCGGATGAGCTGAGATGCGACGAAC TGAACAAAAATTTTGGGATTCTGCTGCAGATTCCAGTGAATGAACAAAAAG TGCGCTGCACAGCGTTTCCTGACACTGGGAACTGCAGAGACAGTTTGACCAAGTGGTACTACGATCCGCTCCAGCAGAGCTGCTTCCGCTTCAACTACGGCGGCTGCCAAGGAAATGAGAACCGATTTGACTCTGAAGCGTCCTGTCTTCGAGTTTGCCATGGGGTAACAG atATGGATGTGTTTGCAAGAGAGAATGGATTTGAAGGCCTAGTGGCTGAAAGTCAAATTG GTATCATAGCTATAGCTGCCCTCCTGGGTCTTGCTATCTTTGTCCTACTATGCCTCCTGGTGTACTGCCTGATGAAAGGCAGGAAGAAGTCTCCACAGCACCACCGCGTACCCGTCAACACTGTCCCGGTCACCTTGGAGGACAGAGAGCGCCTGGTCTACAACAGAACCACCAAGCCCATCTGA
- the LOC130201302 gene encoding pleckstrin homology domain-containing family G member 3 — translation MPEGSHSALHQDPMGEEYPQLTSPLSTGEHHRANNDSGPDDSRLCVELSDGDGERPVSLVSTLSSGSSRDSHSLFGSTAALPSSTTPPVQSEEDIDLELSPAESAGERPEDRSPTLTCSRGRWRERLEPRALSRQWNNNATSNRKASGVKPHLLASPVVTRAMAPNPKLTYLDRVVMEIIETERMYVQDLRSIVEDYLAHIIDLSNLPIQPERVCALFGNIEDIYEFNSELLQSLDMCENDPVAIARCFVDKSEYFEIYTQYCTNYPNSVAALTDCMRSKTLATFFRDRQAALKRCLPLGSYLLKPVQRILKYHLLLQEIAKHFDSDEEGYEVIQEAIDTMTGVAWYINDMKRKHEHAVRVQEIQSLLINWKGADLTTYGELVLEGTFHVLRAKNTRTLFLFEKMLLITKRRGDHFVYKIHISCSTLMLLDSAKDPLLFSVIYFKHPKQPHTVQAKSVEEKRLWAHHIKRLILENHNTIVPQKAKEAILDNSIYPGKYYYTPERLKNAESCQADDFHLGGWNGRRRSEPAKQIMRSAKAVLKHADSEGALLGERCSLQPATSVSTLASCLSETQAERPCVEDLSPRRDSLEQLSPPDSDPKLDSPSSEGVLQLDKAEEAMEEKEGESYKEDILMGDDQVADFASSVLAAISCWHYRAQALLSTHFTTDDQIGDAAEFRTTPTEEVPTHRQEENHVDVAVKETLVTQVSVEELCPLDRVPQARKSLQPEVHYSQGPESPVNPLQQGGDAPEPQDDTGGTAEEDERESDSSVLQAEETSALTNGELSEEDEEVLSDNKSILPSSVLDQASVIAERFIGNLSRRSSLVSEDLGSLACPSPSIDYDVFESPSACMDLEQQTQMLCNSSPEPQVVSEVDLSTPAPDPALSALVEEEHGSTLSKQDLLLICKIRRYYEHAENQDATFSIKRRESLSYIPAGLVRHLSRQLNSVPQEQAVSVHRKGLSRNRPTSWSVFDLPGLEKSRNYDSHQKTEAQRPVVAKARSQSISDAFTTEEEFRTSSDMLKVWKDMEMEEDSQEVLRNSEEKVNYSRLETAWDVSLDTLDVQTSKQPSPILEESEKGSASDGSSLSSPTTTFPAVEGGSCQDSTSPDRSCVNHGQVPKIISFRTSLDEDQILQDMGKMKNKVFQLARQYSQRIKSNGPIVWPRNRERANQQGFKGLPAVREEKMQLRKKGKPNLRLPMNTCDQSVVHEERSPSPVQTPSSGPSSGPSSQSTVTSPQSPASETVTFHWPDVQELRTKYRDTPHSSKVTPGGTVHHGMLECCTNECNGCSHEYNSSSDLHNALTDSPRSQSENAYKERCHEVEERARPQLQPQLCRWSSLDHMLGSLPLHEVQNLQEPVRTCFTTSQVPLKPRETGKDGDNVLQDDLDCTTKPAAPGSGKITESKLVKSLREKFQSLTTSS, via the exons ATGCCAGAGGGGTCCCACTCGGCTCTCCACCAGGACCCAATGGGGGAAG AATATCCTCAGTTGACCTCGCCCCTCTCCACCGGTGAACATCACCGGGCAAACAATGACTCGGGCCCGGACGACAGCCGGCTGTGTGTGGAGCTATCGGACGGAGACGGAGAACGTCCAGTGAGCCTGGTGTCCACCCTGTCCTCCGGGTCATCCCGGGATAGTCACAGCCTCTTCGGAAGCACTGCAGCCCTTCCTTCCTCGACCACTCCACCCGTACAGAGTGAGGAGGACATCGACCTTGAGCTGAGCCCAGCGGAAAGCGCTGGAGAGCGGCCAGAGGACCGGAGTCCCACCCTCACGTGTTCCAGGGGCCGCTGGCGGGAACGGCTGGAGCCCAGGGCGCTGAGCAGGCAGTGGAATAACAACGCCACCTCCAACAGGAAGGCGAGCGGAGTAAAACCTCACCTCCTCGCCTCGCCCGTCGTCACGCGCGCCATGGCGCCCAACCCAAAACTGACCTATTTGGACCGCGTTGTCATGGAGATCATTGAGACGGAGCGCATGTACGTCCAGGACCTGCGCAGCATCGTGGAG GACTACTTGGCTCACATTATCGATCTGAGCAACCTTCCCATACAGCCAGAGCGAGTGTGTGCTCTGTTCGGAAACATAGAGGACATCTATGAGTTCAACAG TGAACTGCTGCAGTCCTTGGACATGTGTGAGAATGACCCCGTGGCCATCGCTCGGTGCTTTGTCGATAAG AGTGAATACTTTGAAATATACACTCAGTACTGCACCAACTATCCCAA CTCAGTGGCAGCGCTGACCGACTGCATGAGGAGCAAAACTTTGGCCACGTTCTTTAGGGATCGACAGGCTGCTCTGAAGCGCTGCCTCCCTCTGGGCTCCTATCTGCTAAAGCCGGTTCAGAGGATCCTGAAGTATCACCTGCTGCTTCAG GAAATTGCGAAGCACTTTGACTCTGACGAGGAGGGCTATGAGGTCATTCAGGAGGCCATCGACACCATGACCGGCGTGGCCTGGTACATCAACGATATGAAGAGGAAACATGAACATGCTGTCAGAGTGCAG GAGATACAGTCTCTTCTCATCAACTGGAAGGGTGCTGACCTGACCACCTATGGAGAGCTGGTGCTGGAGGGCACCTTTCATGTCCTGCGGGCGAAGAACACCCGTACGCTCTTCCTCTTTGAAAAGATGCTTCTCATTACCAAGAGAAGAGGGGACCACTTTGTCTACAAGATCCACATATCA tgcTCCACCCTAATGCTACTTGACAGTGCCAAGGATCCCCTGCTCTTCAGTGTTATCTATTTTAAGCATCCCAAGCAACCCCATACAGTGCAG GCCAAGTCGGTGGAGGAGAAGCGTCTCTGGGCCCATCACATTAAGAGGCTCATTCTTGAGAACCACAACACCATCGTGCCACAGAAG GCAAAAGAAGCCATCCTGGACAATTCTATCT ATCCAGGGAAGTACTACTATACTCCTGAGAGGCTGAAGAATGCCGAGTCCTGCCAAGCTGATGACTTCCATCTTGGAGGGTGGAATGGGAGAAGGAGATCAG aGCCTGCGAAACAAATCATGAGAAGCGCAAAAG CTGTTCTGAAG CACGCAGACAGTGAGGGTGCACTGCTGGGGGAGAGGTGCTCCCTCCAGCCGGCCACTAGTGTCAGTACGCTGGCCTCCTGTCTCAGTGAGACCCAGGCTGAGAGGCCATGTGTGGAGGATCTAAGTCCCAGAAGGGATTCCCTGGAGCAGCTAAGTCCTCCTGACAGTGACCCGAAACTGGACTCTCCATCCAGCGAGGGGGTGCTGCAGCTGGATAAGGCCGAGGAGGCaatggaagagaaggagggggagagttACAAGGAAGATATACTGATGGGAGACGACCAGGTAGCCGACTTTGCCAGCTCGGTGCTGGCAGCCATCTCCTGCTGGCACTATAGAGCCCAGGCTTTGCTTTCTACTCACTTCACAACG GATGATCAGATCGGAGATGCAGCTGAATTCAGAACTACACCAACAGAGGAGGTACCCACTCACAGGCAGGAGGAAAACCATGTGGATGTGGCTGTGAAAGAAACTCTTGTCACACAG GTCAGTGTGGAGGAGCTGTGCCCTCTGGACCGTGTCCCTCAAGCAAGAAAGAGCCTCCAGCCGGAGGTGCATTACTCCCAGGGCCCCGAGTCTCCGGTCAACCCGTTGCAACAAGGAGGCGACGCACCAGAACCTCAGGATGACACGGGAGGAACTGCGGAGGAAGACGAAAGGGAGAGCGATTCCTCTGTTCTCCAAGCGGAGGAGACGAGCGCACTGACGAATGGGGAGCTCTCGGAAGAAGACGAAGAGGTGCTTTCAGACAATAAAAGCATCCTACCTTCCTCCGTGTTGGACCAGGCGAGTGTGATAGCCGAGCGCTTCATCGGCAACCTTTCGAGGCGGAGCAGTCTGGTTTCAGAAGACCTGGGGTCCCTCGCGTGCCCCTCACCCTCCATAGATTATGACGTCTTCGAAAGCCCCTCAGCTTGCATGGATTTAGAGCAACAGACTCAAATGCTGTGTAACTCTTCCCCAGAGCCACAGGTGGTCTCCGAGGTTGATCTGTCAACACCTGCTCCCGATCCCGCACTGAGCGCCCTCGTTGAAGAGGAACACGGGTCCACTCTTTCTAAACAagacctcctcctcatctgcaAGATCAGACGATACTACGAGCATGCTGAGAACCAAGACGCTACCTTTAGCATCAAGCGCCGTGAGAGTCTCTCCTATATCCCAGCAGGTCTGGTCCGGCACCTCAGCCGACAGCTCAACAGTGTTCCTCAGGAGCAGGCCGTCTCGGTTCATAGGAAAGGCCTCTCTCGGAACCGCCCCACTTCCTGGTCCGTATTTGACCTTCCTGGCTTGGAAAAGAGTCGGAACTATGACTCTCATCAAAAGACTGAAGCACAGAGACCAGTGGTGGCTAAGGCTCGATCTCAGAGCATCTCAGATGCCTTTACCACAGAGGAGGAGTTCAGAACCTCATCGGACATGCTCAAGGTCTGGAAAGACATGGAAATGGAGGAGGACAGCCAGGAAGTCCTGCGAAATTCAGAGGAGAAAGTTAACTACTCAAGATTAGAAACGGCATGGGATGTCAGCTTAGACACGTTGGATGTTCAAACCAGTAAGCAACCATCTCCTATTTTAGAAGAGTCTGAAAAAGGCAGCGCCTCAGATGGCTCTTCCCTCTCATCTCCCACCACAACTTTTCCAGCAGTTGAAGGGGGATCGTGTCAGGACTCCACGTCTCCAGACAGGAGCTGCGTCAACCACGGCCAGGTACCCAAGATAATAAGCTTCCGGACGAGCTTGGATGAGGACCAGATCCTACAAGACATGGGGAAGATGAAGAACAAGGTGTTCCAGCTGGCACGTCAGTACAGTCAGCGCATCAAAAGTAACGGGCCAATCGTCTGGCCGAGGAACCGAGAGAGAGCAAATCAACAGGGCTTCAAGGGTTTGCCTGCTGTCCGTGAGGAGAAGATGCAGTTGAGGAAAAAGG GTAAACCCAACCTGAGGTTGCCCATGAACACTTGCGATCAGTCAGTCGTCCACGAAGAGCGTTCTCCAAGCCCGGTCCAGACCCCCAGCTCTGGACCCAGCTCTGGACCCAGCTCCCAGAGCACCGTTACCAGCCCACAAAGCCCAGCGTCGGAGACGGTGACCTTCCACTGGCCCGACGTACAGGAGCTGCGCACCAAATACAGAGACACTCCCCACTCTTCAAAAGTAACCCCTGGCGGCACAGTCCACCACGGGATGCTGGAGTGCTGTACAAACGAGTGCAATGGATGCTCACACGAGTACAATAGCTCCTCTGACCTTCACAACGCTCTGACAGACAGTCCGAGGTCACAGTCTGAAAACGCATACAAAGAAAGGTGTCATGAGGTCGAGGAGCGGGCCCGGCCCCAGCTTCAGCCCCAGCTGTGCAGATGGAGCTCCCTGGACCACATGCTTGGGTCTCTTCCCCTCCATGAAGTACAGAACCTTCAGGAACCTGTGCGGACCTGCTTCACAACAAGTCAGGTGCCTCTGAAACCAAGAGAAACTGGCAAAGACGGGGACAATGTTCTCCAGGACGACCTCGACTGTACCACAAAGCCTGCTGCCCCGGGTTCAGGGAAAATTACGGAAAGTAAACTCGTGAAAAGTTTACGAGAGAAGTTCCAGAGCTTAACCACGAGCTcatga